Proteins from a genomic interval of Asticcacaulis sp. AND118:
- a CDS encoding calcium:proton antiporter → MPKNQGETPNVHPQAPSGASHAKSVKVLPLWTLIVPFLGLVAYLAHLSYLGLGGVIGAAVIMMGCVLAAVHHAEVVAHRVGEPFGTLVLAIAVTIIEVSLIVSLMLSGSGDTTTLARDTVFAAIMIIINGIVGLCLLVGGVRHHEQRFVLKGVSSALCVLAAMASLSLVLPNFTSTVAGPFFSPSQLIFVAVVSLILYGAFVLVQTVRHRDYFLPSGEGDLKQDDHAAPPTLKETWIAFGVLIVALIGVVLLAKSLSSHIEKAVIGAGLPLAVVGVLIAALVLAPESLAAIKAARRNRLQTSLNLALGSALATIGLTIPAVAVLSVFMGWPLSLGLDTKSMVLLLLSFIVSIFSLGTGRTTVLQGVTHLVIFATYLFVTIVP, encoded by the coding sequence ATGCCCAAAAACCAGGGTGAAACCCCAAACGTCCATCCGCAAGCGCCGAGCGGTGCGTCCCATGCCAAGAGCGTCAAGGTCCTGCCGCTATGGACCCTGATCGTGCCGTTCCTCGGGCTGGTGGCCTATCTGGCGCATCTGTCCTATCTGGGGCTGGGGGGCGTGATCGGGGCGGCGGTCATCATGATGGGCTGCGTTCTGGCGGCGGTTCACCATGCCGAGGTCGTGGCACACCGTGTGGGCGAGCCGTTCGGTACGCTGGTTCTGGCTATCGCGGTCACGATCATCGAGGTATCGCTGATCGTGTCGCTGATGCTGTCGGGATCGGGCGACACGACGACGCTGGCGCGCGATACGGTCTTCGCCGCCATCATGATCATCATTAACGGCATTGTCGGCCTGTGTCTGCTGGTCGGCGGGGTGCGCCACCACGAACAGCGCTTCGTGCTCAAGGGCGTCAGTTCGGCCCTATGCGTGCTGGCGGCCATGGCGTCGCTGTCGCTGGTCCTGCCGAATTTCACCTCCACCGTGGCCGGGCCATTCTTCTCGCCGTCGCAACTGATCTTCGTCGCCGTGGTGTCGCTCATCCTCTACGGGGCGTTCGTTCTGGTGCAGACGGTGCGCCACCGCGACTATTTCCTGCCGTCGGGCGAAGGCGACCTCAAGCAGGACGACCATGCCGCGCCGCCGACGCTGAAGGAAACCTGGATCGCCTTCGGTGTGCTGATCGTGGCGCTGATCGGCGTGGTGCTGCTGGCCAAGAGCCTGTCGTCGCATATCGAAAAGGCGGTGATCGGGGCGGGCCTGCCGCTGGCCGTGGTCGGTGTGCTGATCGCCGCGCTGGTTCTGGCCCCGGAAAGCCTCGCCGCCATCAAGGCCGCGCGACGGAATCGTCTTCAGACCAGCCTCAATCTGGCGCTGGGCTCGGCGCTGGCGACTATCGGCCTGACCATCCCCGCTGTGGCGGTCCTCAGCGTGTTCATGGGCTGGCCGCTGTCTCTGGGGCTCGACACCAAGTCGATGGTCCTGCTGCTGCTGTCGTTTATCGTGTCGATCTTCTCGCTGGGCACGGGCCGCACAACGGTGTTGCAGGGCGTGACGCATCTGGTGATCTTTGCAACCTATCTGTTCGTGACGATCGTGCCTTAA
- a CDS encoding pyrimidine 5'-nucleotidase: MSPHVQNLPHVSTWLFDLDNTLYPPEAEVMALVEGRMTDFVMRQTGLPREEARTLQKKYLYEHGTTLAGLMAYHNIEPYAFMNEVHDVSLDGLIPDLALNDAITALPGRKLVFTNGDEKHAYRILDKLEMTPLFEDVFHLGHADLIPKPNLVTFHRMMQKHAVTGPETAFFEDSPKNLKPAHQLGMTTILVGPHAAANADDFVHIRAASLKAFLEN, encoded by the coding sequence ATGAGCCCGCACGTTCAAAACCTCCCGCACGTCTCCACCTGGCTGTTCGATCTCGACAACACCCTCTATCCGCCCGAAGCCGAGGTCATGGCCTTGGTCGAAGGGCGCATGACCGATTTCGTCATGCGTCAAACGGGCCTGCCGCGCGAAGAGGCCCGCACGCTCCAGAAGAAATACCTTTACGAGCACGGCACGACGCTGGCGGGCCTGATGGCCTATCACAATATCGAACCCTACGCCTTCATGAACGAGGTGCACGACGTGTCGCTGGACGGGCTGATCCCCGACCTGGCGCTGAACGACGCCATCACCGCCCTGCCCGGCCGCAAGCTGGTCTTCACCAATGGCGACGAGAAGCACGCCTATCGCATACTGGACAAGCTGGAGATGACGCCGCTGTTCGAGGACGTCTTCCATCTGGGCCATGCCGATCTGATCCCCAAGCCCAACCTCGTCACCTTCCACCGCATGATGCAGAAGCACGCGGTGACCGGGCCGGAGACGGCCTTTTTCGAAGACAGCCCCAAGAACCTCAAGCCCGCGCACCAACTGGGCATGACGACCATTCTGGTGGGGCCGCACGCCGCAGCCAATGCCGACGATTTCGTGCATATCCGCGCCGCGTCGCTGAAAGCGTTCCTTGAAAATTGA
- a CDS encoding DUF1192 domain-containing protein has protein sequence MSEEEAFESAFRPGTGPGGPLNALIREDLSGYSVIDLKDRITALEAEIVRTRKMLDSKQSGRSAADALFSFKGI, from the coding sequence ATGTCGGAGGAGGAAGCGTTTGAGTCCGCTTTTCGCCCGGGCACAGGGCCGGGCGGGCCGCTGAATGCCTTGATCCGTGAGGATCTGAGCGGTTATTCGGTCATCGACCTTAAGGACCGCATCACCGCGCTTGAGGCCGAAATCGTGCGTACCCGGAAGATGCTGGACTCCAAGCAATCCGGGCGCAGCGCCGCCGACGCCCTGTTCTCTTTCAAGGGGATTTAG
- the thiE gene encoding thiamine phosphate synthase — MTSQLYLITPPTIADHTAFARGLEDTLSAGPVPALQIRLKDVSLDEIRALTRLITPVAHRHGTAVLINDHVDLAKELRLDGVHVGQSDTPYKDARKRLGTEAMIGVTCHNSRHLAMEAAESGADYVAFGAFYPTSTKDVEHMAELETLTIWQESMEVPCVAIGGITAANAAEVSAAGADFIAVSGAVWNHPDGPAAGVKALLAAL; from the coding sequence ATGACCTCGCAACTCTATCTCATCACGCCGCCGACCATTGCCGACCACACCGCCTTTGCACGCGGGCTGGAGGACACCCTGTCCGCGGGGCCGGTGCCGGCGCTGCAAATCCGTCTCAAGGACGTGTCGCTCGATGAGATCCGCGCCCTGACGCGACTGATCACGCCGGTGGCGCACCGTCACGGCACGGCGGTCCTGATAAACGACCACGTCGATCTGGCGAAGGAACTGCGCCTCGACGGCGTGCATGTGGGTCAATCCGACACGCCGTACAAAGACGCGCGCAAGCGGCTGGGCACCGAGGCCATGATCGGCGTCACCTGCCACAACAGCCGCCATCTGGCCATGGAGGCCGCCGAATCCGGGGCCGACTACGTGGCCTTCGGGGCCTTCTACCCGACCTCGACCAAAGACGTCGAACACATGGCCGAACTGGAGACCCTGACCATCTGGCAGGAAAGCATGGAAGTGCCTTGCGTGGCCATCGGCGGCATCACCGCGGCCAATGCTGCCGAGGTCTCCGCCGCCGGGGCCGACTTCATCGCGGTGTCGGGTGCGGTGTGGAACCACCCGGATGGCCCGGCCGCCGGCGTCAAGGCGCTGCTGGCGGCGCTTTAG
- the efp gene encoding elongation factor P: MPKINANTIKPGMVLEYQGGLWSVVKTAHVKPGKGGAFAQVELKNLITGTKLNERLRSEDTVDRVTLEQKDHLYLFEDGDMLVFMDQENYEQISLHKDWVGEEQIQYLHDGMIVILEFHDERPISITLPDTVILEVVETEPTIKGQTASSSYKPAKASNGMRVMIPPFMGVGERIVVSTADGEYMKRAD, encoded by the coding sequence ATGCCCAAAATTAACGCCAATACGATCAAACCCGGCATGGTTCTGGAATATCAGGGCGGCCTGTGGTCGGTCGTGAAGACCGCGCACGTGAAGCCCGGCAAGGGCGGCGCCTTCGCTCAGGTCGAACTGAAGAACCTGATCACCGGCACCAAGCTCAATGAGCGCCTGCGCTCCGAAGACACGGTCGACCGCGTTACGCTAGAGCAAAAGGATCACCTGTATCTGTTCGAAGACGGCGACATGCTGGTCTTCATGGATCAGGAAAACTACGAACAGATCAGCCTGCACAAGGACTGGGTCGGCGAAGAGCAGATCCAGTATCTGCACGACGGCATGATCGTCATTCTCGAATTCCACGACGAACGCCCGATCTCGATCACCCTGCCCGACACGGTGATCCTTGAGGTCGTTGAAACCGAGCCCACCATCAAGGGCCAGACCGCTTCGTCTTCGTACAAGCCCGCCAAGGCGTCCAACGGCATGCGCGTCATGATCCCGCCGTTCATGGGCGTGGGCGAACGCATCGTCGTCTCGACCGCCGACGGCGAATATATGAAGCGCGCGGACTAA
- a CDS encoding ABC transporter transmembrane domain-containing protein, translated as MNAQTPTHTDADALKDRPGTGAELVGQINSAAAGREKTRDLKPLMRLWPYIARQKVDALFALFFLLLSSGATLALTGASRYLIDNGFGSQDGAQLNLWFGVMAGVALVLALATALRYFYITKLGERVVANLRKDVFSHILGLDPGFFLKIRTGEVISRLTTDLQIVDTLVSTSISVALRNGISFVGGLILLMFVSPKLTLFVLCIFPVVLVPLFTFGKRVGKLTRQTQDSFASAVGTAGETLDALETVQAFVREDYARGRFGEGVEASFRHSLKRMGARAMMTALVISLVFGGIAFVLWLGSRAVLDGEMSEGTLIQFVMLSVLVAGSVGSLSETWGDVQKAAGAMSRIDELLTAQPTIVAPANPLPLPEPARGAVVFDAVDFAYPARPEQPVLKGFSLSVQPGETVALVGPSGAGKSTVFKLLLRYYEPSAGAIALDGVDIARADPKAVRRRLSLVAQDAALFSTSPAENIRFGREDATLEDIRAAAAKAQAQHFIEALPQGFDSALGERAKSLSGGQKQRLSIARALVRRAPVLLLDEATSALDAENERLVQDALNEAMSGRTTLVIAHRLATVLKADRIVVIDEGRVVEQGTHDELVAQGGLYSRLAELQFGV; from the coding sequence ATGAACGCACAGACCCCGACGCATACCGACGCCGACGCCCTCAAAGACCGCCCCGGAACGGGCGCCGAACTGGTGGGGCAGATCAATTCTGCCGCCGCCGGGCGCGAAAAGACCCGCGACCTCAAGCCGCTGATGCGCCTGTGGCCGTACATCGCGCGTCAGAAAGTCGACGCGCTCTTCGCCCTGTTCTTCCTGCTGCTGTCGTCCGGAGCGACCCTGGCCCTGACCGGGGCGTCGCGGTATCTGATCGACAACGGCTTCGGCTCGCAGGACGGGGCGCAACTGAACCTGTGGTTCGGGGTGATGGCGGGGGTGGCGCTGGTGCTGGCTCTGGCGACGGCGCTGCGCTACTTCTACATCACCAAGCTGGGCGAGCGCGTGGTGGCCAACCTGCGCAAGGACGTATTCAGCCATATTCTCGGCCTCGATCCGGGCTTCTTCCTGAAAATCCGCACGGGCGAGGTGATTTCGCGCCTGACGACCGACCTGCAGATTGTCGATACGCTGGTTTCCACCTCGATCTCGGTGGCGCTGCGCAACGGTATTTCCTTCGTCGGCGGATTGATCCTGCTGATGTTCGTCAGCCCCAAACTGACCCTGTTCGTGCTGTGCATCTTCCCGGTGGTACTGGTCCCACTGTTCACCTTCGGTAAGCGCGTGGGCAAGCTCACCCGACAAACGCAGGACAGCTTCGCCTCTGCCGTCGGCACGGCGGGCGAGACCCTGGACGCGCTCGAAACCGTGCAGGCCTTCGTGCGCGAAGACTATGCGCGCGGCCGGTTCGGCGAAGGGGTCGAGGCCTCGTTCAGGCATTCTTTGAAGCGCATGGGCGCGCGGGCCATGATGACGGCGCTGGTCATTTCGCTGGTTTTCGGCGGCATCGCCTTCGTGCTGTGGCTGGGGTCGCGCGCGGTTCTGGATGGCGAGATGTCGGAAGGCACGCTGATCCAGTTCGTCATGCTGTCGGTGCTGGTCGCGGGCTCGGTCGGCTCGCTGTCGGAAACCTGGGGCGACGTGCAAAAGGCCGCCGGGGCGATGAGCCGCATCGATGAACTGCTCACCGCGCAGCCGACCATCGTCGCGCCGGCCAACCCTCTGCCGCTGCCGGAACCGGCGCGCGGGGCGGTGGTGTTCGACGCGGTCGATTTTGCCTATCCGGCGCGCCCGGAACAGCCCGTTCTAAAGGGCTTTTCGCTGAGCGTGCAGCCGGGTGAGACCGTGGCGCTGGTCGGCCCTTCGGGGGCGGGCAAGTCGACCGTGTTCAAGCTGCTGCTGCGCTATTACGAACCATCAGCGGGGGCTATTGCGCTCGATGGCGTCGATATCGCCAGGGCCGATCCCAAGGCCGTGCGTCGCCGCCTGTCGCTGGTGGCGCAGGACGCCGCCCTGTTCTCGACCTCGCCGGCGGAAAATATCCGCTTCGGGCGCGAGGATGCGACCCTGGAAGACATCCGCGCCGCCGCGGCCAAGGCGCAGGCTCAACACTTTATCGAGGCCCTGCCGCAGGGCTTCGACTCGGCTTTGGGCGAACGTGCCAAGTCGCTGTCCGGCGGGCAGAAGCAGCGCCTGTCGATCGCCCGCGCTTTGGTGCGTCGGGCCCCGGTCCTGCTGCTGGACGAGGCGACCTCGGCGCTGGATGCCGAAAATGAGCGTCTGGTGCAGGACGCCCTGAACGAAGCCATGAGCGGGCGCACGACTCTCGTCATCGCGCACCGACTGGCCACCGTGCTTAAGGCCGACCGCATCGTGGTGATAGACGAGGGCCGCGTGGTCGAACAGGGCACGCACGACGAGCTGGTGGCGCAGGGCGGTTTGTATTCCCGTCTGGCGGAATTGCAGTTCGGCGTGTGA
- a CDS encoding DUF1465 family protein has translation MSDTGAVVSLSQRADLVRDFAKSDLFDRTFREGMGLVEETASYLDGDGRRDSRILSREDALLYAGESMRLTTRLMQIASWLLVQRAVREGDMEAMDACDDKYRLSLATQSEYGDQLKVLPQGLLELLDRSNRLYDRISHLDRRMFVEAEADQPQTNAVLDQFARLQNVFGNI, from the coding sequence ATGTCCGATACCGGTGCCGTAGTTTCCCTGTCCCAGCGTGCGGACCTCGTGCGTGATTTCGCCAAGTCGGATCTGTTTGACCGCACCTTCCGTGAGGGCATGGGCCTGGTGGAAGAGACCGCCTCCTATCTGGACGGCGACGGCCGCCGCGACTCGCGCATCCTGAGCCGCGAAGACGCCCTGCTCTATGCCGGCGAGTCGATGCGCCTGACCACGCGCCTTATGCAGATCGCCTCGTGGCTTCTGGTGCAGCGCGCCGTGCGCGAAGGCGATATGGAAGCCATGGACGCCTGCGACGACAAGTATCGCCTGTCGCTCGCCACCCAGAGCGAATATGGCGACCAGCTCAAGGTGCTGCCGCAGGGCCTGCTGGAACTTCTCGACCGCTCCAACCGCCTGTACGACCGTATCTCGCACCTCGACCGCCGCATGTTCGTCGAAGCCGAGGCCGATCAGCCGCAGACCAATGCCGTGCTCGATCAGTTTGCGCGCCTGCAGAACGTCTTCGGCAATATCTAA
- a CDS encoding SDR family oxidoreductase, whose translation MSMLANKVAIITGASSGIGRATAVRFAAEGAAVVLNARGEAALEAVVRAIRAQGGEAQAVTGDVALPATHDALVSMAMERFGGLDIAINNAGTVGAMRPLAEITPDEWQVTLGANLTAAFLGARAQTPALLARGGGSIVFTSSFVGTSVGLPGMSAYGAAKAGLMGLVKGIAADYAAQGIRANALLPGGVDTAMAGDQAQKDWAAGLHAMKRIARPEEIAEAMLFLAGPMSSFVTGSALYADGGNAAVK comes from the coding sequence ATGTCCATGCTGGCCAACAAGGTCGCTATCATCACCGGTGCGTCGTCGGGTATCGGCCGCGCCACAGCCGTGCGTTTCGCCGCGGAAGGTGCCGCGGTGGTGCTCAATGCGCGGGGCGAAGCCGCGCTTGAGGCCGTCGTGCGGGCTATACGTGCCCAAGGCGGTGAGGCCCAAGCCGTGACCGGCGATGTGGCCCTGCCGGCAACCCATGACGCCCTTGTCTCTATGGCTATGGAGCGCTTCGGCGGGCTCGACATTGCCATCAATAATGCGGGCACGGTCGGGGCGATGCGTCCCTTGGCAGAGATTACGCCCGACGAATGGCAGGTCACGCTGGGTGCCAATCTGACGGCGGCGTTTCTGGGGGCGCGGGCGCAGACACCGGCCCTGCTGGCGCGCGGCGGTGGGTCGATCGTCTTCACCTCCAGTTTTGTCGGCACCAGCGTCGGTCTGCCCGGTATGAGCGCCTATGGCGCGGCAAAGGCCGGTCTGATGGGGCTGGTCAAGGGGATTGCCGCCGACTATGCGGCGCAGGGCATCCGCGCCAATGCGCTCCTGCCCGGCGGCGTCGATACGGCGATGGCCGGGGATCAGGCGCAGAAGGACTGGGCGGCGGGGCTGCACGCCATGAAGCGCATCGCCAGACCCGAAGAGATCGCCGAGGCCATGCTGTTTCTGGCCGGTCCGATGTCGAGCTTCGTCACAGGTAGCGCTCTCTATGCCGACGGCGGCAATGCGGCGGTGAAATGA
- a CDS encoding SDR family NAD(P)-dependent oxidoreductase has product MSNDLLDPGDDIGNRVWFIAGACHGLGRELVRAALERGDFVVAAGRRPEIFAEGFETYAHTLVALAMDADDAHEVRVAVDTAIRCFGHIDILVNNGCASLIGAVEEASDLEVRRLFEDNLFGLLSVMREVLPHMRERRHGHVVTLASGYPDQAAGFGLTHAVRGAIIGLSEAMTQELKPLGIQVTTVDPGTLGGPQARVVARQVIADYDARLGPARLWHEELDELVMANRAKAVLKAMDLPKGPGHLVLGARAFERALRRLTALQAELSAWRNLSLLNSEAA; this is encoded by the coding sequence GTGTCAAATGATCTGTTGGACCCCGGAGACGATATTGGCAACCGGGTATGGTTTATCGCCGGGGCCTGTCACGGCCTGGGGCGTGAGCTGGTGCGCGCTGCGCTCGAACGCGGCGACTTCGTGGTGGCCGCGGGCCGTCGCCCTGAAATCTTTGCCGAAGGGTTCGAGACCTATGCCCACACGCTGGTGGCGCTGGCTATGGACGCCGATGACGCCCATGAGGTGCGCGTCGCCGTCGACACGGCCATCCGCTGCTTTGGCCATATCGATATTCTGGTCAATAACGGCTGCGCCAGCCTGATCGGCGCGGTGGAAGAGGCCAGCGACCTTGAGGTCCGCCGCCTGTTCGAAGACAATCTGTTCGGCCTGCTCAGCGTCATGCGTGAAGTGCTGCCGCACATGCGCGAACGCCGCCACGGTCATGTGGTGACTCTGGCCTCCGGCTATCCGGATCAGGCGGCGGGCTTCGGCCTGACCCATGCCGTGCGCGGCGCGATCATCGGCCTGTCCGAGGCCATGACGCAGGAACTCAAGCCGCTGGGCATTCAGGTGACCACCGTCGATCCCGGCACGCTGGGCGGCCCTCAGGCGCGCGTCGTCGCGCGTCAGGTCATCGCCGACTACGACGCCCGCCTGGGGCCGGCGCGCCTGTGGCACGAAGAACTGGACGAGCTGGTCATGGCCAATCGCGCCAAGGCGGTGCTTAAGGCCATGGACCTTCCCAAAGGCCCAGGCCATCTGGTGCTGGGTGCACGCGCTTTTGAACGTGCGCTGCGCCGCCTTACCGCGCTTCAGGCCGAACTGTCGGCCTGGCGTAATCTCAGTCTGCTTAACTCCGAGGCCGCGTGA
- the rpmE gene encoding 50S ribosomal protein L31: MKKDGHPDYHWITVTLTDGSSYQTRSTYGKEGAVLNLDIDPRTHPAWTGGSSTLLDRAGRVSRFNNKFGGFLKK; this comes from the coding sequence ATGAAAAAAGACGGTCACCCCGACTATCACTGGATCACGGTTACGCTGACCGACGGTTCGTCCTATCAGACCCGCTCGACCTACGGCAAGGAAGGCGCTGTCCTGAACCTCGACATCGACCCCCGCACGCACCCGGCGTGGACCGGCGGCTCGTCGACCCTGCTCGACCGCGCCGGCCGCGTGTCGCGCTTCAACAACAAGTTCGGCGGCTTCTTGAAGAAGTAA
- a CDS encoding inositol monophosphatase family protein, with protein MVLQSALIQAMVAAIRKACKGVSRDFGEITELQVSRKGPGDFVTAADKRVEAALFEELLRLRPGYGFLGEEQGLREGTDKTHRWIVDPIDGTTNFMHGIPVFACTVALERDSEIVAGVTYNPITNDLYWAEKGKGAYHNDRRLRVSARKVLEDCLIATGLPFVGKPGHAQALKELHQIMQRTAGIRRLGACSLDLAMVAAGRVDGYWERGLKPWDMAAGTLLITEAGGKIGSLDGDQSPLVTGEMLAANLDLYPQLLEKLNLAK; from the coding sequence ATGGTTCTTCAATCCGCCCTCATTCAGGCCATGGTCGCCGCCATTCGCAAGGCGTGCAAGGGCGTGTCCCGCGACTTCGGCGAAATCACCGAACTTCAGGTCTCGCGCAAGGGCCCCGGCGACTTTGTCACCGCCGCCGACAAGCGCGTCGAGGCCGCCCTGTTCGAGGAACTGCTGCGTCTGCGTCCCGGCTACGGCTTCCTGGGCGAAGAGCAAGGCCTGCGCGAAGGTACCGACAAGACGCACCGCTGGATCGTCGACCCTATCGACGGCACCACCAACTTCATGCACGGCATCCCGGTCTTCGCCTGCACGGTCGCCCTTGAGCGCGACAGTGAAATCGTCGCGGGCGTGACCTATAATCCCATCACCAACGACCTCTACTGGGCCGAAAAGGGCAAGGGCGCCTATCACAACGACCGCCGCCTGCGCGTGTCGGCGCGCAAGGTGCTGGAAGACTGCCTGATCGCCACCGGCCTGCCCTTCGTGGGCAAGCCCGGCCACGCTCAGGCCCTGAAGGAACTGCATCAGATCATGCAGCGCACCGCCGGCATCCGCCGTCTGGGCGCCTGCTCGCTCGACCTCGCCATGGTCGCGGCCGGTCGCGTCGACGGCTATTGGGAACGCGGCCTGAAGCCGTGGGACATGGCCGCCGGGACCCTGCTGATCACCGAAGCGGGCGGCAAGATCGGCTCGCTGGACGGCGATCAGTCCCCGCTGGTCACCGGCGAAATGCTGGCGGCCAATCTCGACCTCTATCCGCAACTGCTGGAAAAGCTCAATCTGGCAAAGTAG
- a CDS encoding cupin domain-containing protein — MTDARALIAALDLKPHPEGGHYAETFRDNLTGGRGASSAIYYLLQADERSHWHRIDAVEVWHYYAGAPLRLSLHQEGRGWEVVLGPDVLDGQRPQAVVPVGGWQSVVSLGDWTLVGCTVAPGFDFAGFEMAPPGWAPE; from the coding sequence ATGACCGACGCCCGCGCCCTGATCGCTGCGCTTGATCTCAAACCGCACCCGGAAGGCGGGCACTATGCCGAAACCTTCCGTGACAACCTGACCGGCGGACGCGGGGCGTCGTCGGCCATCTATTACCTGCTGCAGGCGGATGAGCGTTCGCATTGGCATCGCATTGATGCGGTCGAGGTCTGGCACTATTACGCCGGCGCGCCGCTGAGGCTCAGTCTGCACCAGGAAGGGCGGGGATGGGAGGTCGTGCTGGGGCCGGACGTGCTGGACGGTCAAAGGCCGCAGGCGGTGGTGCCGGTCGGGGGATGGCAGAGCGTGGTGAGTCTGGGTGACTGGACGCTGGTGGGGTGCACCGTCGCGCCGGGGTTTGATTTTGCCGGATTTGAAATGGCGCCGCCGGGGTGGGCGCCGGAATGA
- the argB gene encoding acetylglutamate kinase yields the protein MIIQTATTETIEENGWATAKTLAEALPFIQIYDREIVVVKYGGHAMGQEETARIFASDIVLLKLLGIHPIVVHGGGPQISAMLGRAGVKSTFIDGLRVTDEATMEIAEMVLSGAVNKEIASWITRAGQEADVRGVGLSGKDASLITVEKATRLKKDPDSMIEQVVDLGFVGEPKRVDDKLLRTLIGDLEHDYVPVIAPIGVAEDGATYNINADTVAGAVAGKMNAKRMLLLTDIAGVLDGEKNLIRQMTVSEAKALIETGVAVGGMIPKLETAIAAIDAGVEAVVILDGRRPHAMLVELFTEHGAGTLITRD from the coding sequence ATGATCATTCAGACCGCCACGACCGAAACCATCGAAGAAAACGGCTGGGCCACCGCCAAAACGCTCGCCGAAGCCCTGCCCTTCATCCAGATCTACGACCGCGAAATCGTCGTGGTGAAATACGGCGGGCACGCCATGGGTCAGGAAGAAACCGCGCGCATCTTCGCCTCGGACATCGTGCTGCTTAAGCTTCTCGGCATCCACCCGATCGTCGTCCACGGCGGCGGGCCGCAGATTTCGGCCATGCTGGGCCGCGCGGGCGTCAAATCGACCTTCATCGACGGCCTGCGCGTCACCGACGAAGCAACCATGGAAATCGCCGAAATGGTCCTGTCGGGCGCGGTGAACAAGGAAATCGCTTCGTGGATCACGCGCGCCGGTCAGGAAGCCGATGTGCGCGGCGTCGGCCTGTCGGGCAAGGACGCCAGCCTGATCACCGTCGAAAAGGCCACGCGCCTCAAGAAAGATCCGGATTCGATGATCGAACAGGTCGTCGATCTCGGCTTTGTCGGTGAGCCCAAGCGCGTGGATGACAAGCTGCTGCGCACCCTGATCGGCGACCTGGAGCACGACTATGTGCCGGTCATCGCCCCGATCGGCGTGGCCGAAGACGGCGCGACCTACAACATCAATGCCGACACGGTGGCCGGCGCGGTGGCGGGCAAGATGAACGCCAAGCGCATGTTGCTGCTGACCGACATCGCCGGTGTGCTGGACGGCGAGAAAAACCTGATCCGTCAGATGACGGTGTCGGAAGCCAAGGCCCTGATCGAGACCGGCGTCGCCGTCGGCGGCATGATCCCCAAGCTCGAAACCGCCATTGCCGCCATCGACGCAGGCGTGGAAGCCGTGGTCATCCTCGATGGCCGCCGCCCGCACGCCATGCTGGTCGAGCTGTTCACCGAACACGGTGCCGGCACGCTGATCACGCGGGATTAA
- a CDS encoding TetR/AcrR family transcriptional regulator, translating into MTMDTTSSLPVKRPRGRPRSESAREQILQATLGLLEAGNLRDITAEAIARKAGVSKATLYKWWPNKLHIAFDAFMARMSDEIVVPDTGSSERDFLMAMRDAMSFYSSAAGRTLAQLIAEGQGDETFNQALLESFLNQRREAVATIWRRGVERGDLRGDIDMQMGLDLIYGPLMFRFLAGRFHMMNTEEADKLISIVFRGIAPAVQVTDHEVLIDA; encoded by the coding sequence ATGACCATGGACACTACCTCTTCTCTCCCCGTAAAGCGCCCGCGCGGCCGGCCGCGTTCGGAAAGCGCGCGTGAACAGATCCTTCAGGCCACGCTGGGTCTGCTGGAAGCCGGCAATCTGCGCGACATCACCGCCGAGGCTATCGCCCGCAAGGCCGGCGTGTCCAAGGCGACGCTTTACAAATGGTGGCCGAACAAGCTGCACATCGCCTTCGACGCCTTCATGGCGCGGATGAGCGATGAGATCGTGGTGCCCGACACCGGTTCGTCCGAGCGCGATTTCCTGATGGCCATGCGCGACGCCATGTCGTTTTATTCGTCTGCCGCCGGTCGCACGCTGGCGCAACTGATCGCCGAAGGGCAGGGCGACGAAACCTTCAATCAAGCTCTGCTGGAAAGCTTCCTCAACCAGCGCCGCGAAGCCGTGGCGACAATCTGGCGGCGCGGCGTGGAACGCGGCGACCTGCGCGGCGACATCGACATGCAGATGGGCCTCGACCTGATCTACGGGCCGCTGATGTTCCGTTTCCTTGCCGGGCGCTTCCATATGATGAACACGGAAGAGGCCGACAAGCTGATCTCGATCGTCTTCCGCGGCATCGCGCCGGCGGTGCAGGTCACCGACCATGAAGTGCTGATCGACGCGTAA